GCTGTATTGAGTAGCAATCGCTTAAAAAAAATCACTCTGGTACAAATGGTAATTATTTTAGGTTATAGTGCTTTATTAACTTGGAAACTTCCTAATCTATGGTTTGAACCGTTTGCGCCTTTAGCGAAAAATATTCCACTTTTGGCTGCGATCTTGGTTTATTTAGCCCTGGAGTCTGATCGATAATGCTCTATTTTTGGCTCAAATTTATTCATGTTATTAGCTCGACTATTCTTTTTGGAACGGGTATCGGAACTGCCTGTACTATGTTGTATGGACATCAAACAGGAAAAACCGAAGTGATTGCTGCTACAACCCGCTATGTCGTGCTTGCAGATTGGATTTTTACTGGAACCTCTGGTTTTATTCAACCGCTTACTGGGTTTTGGATGGTCTATTTAGCAGGTTATGCATGGACCTCATTATGGGTGATGGGATCAATTATTGGTTATTTAGTTGCTGCTTTTTGTTGGTTTCCTGTAGTCTATCTTCAGATTAAGATGCGCGATTTTGCTAGGGAGTCGGCACAAAACAAGATGCCTTTACCTGCTATCTACTTCCGTTATTTTAAATATTGGTTTTGCTTAGGTTGGCCAGCCTTTATTAGTTTGATTATTGTTTTTTACCTGATGACCAACAAACCTGCCAGTTTTTAATAGGTATTCTATCATCCCGAGTGCTCCAGGAATCTCCCTGGTTACAGCGTGCTACAAAATTGGAGATCCCACATGGAACTCGGAATGACAGTAAATGACACTGCGTTAACTGGCTCTATAAAGTTAAAGATGAACCTGGATGCAGCGAAGCCTAACTCGGATTTCGCTTTCACCCAGACTACAATTACAATGCTCCGGGCTTTGTCGCCTCATTACTCCTCTACAGTAATATCAATTTTTTTCTCAACCGCCATTTCCTTTTTAGGAATTGAAATTTCCAAAACGCCTTGTTTGTATTTAGCACTTATTTTTGCGTCATCAGCAGTTTGCGGTAAGCTAAAGCGACGGTAAAAATGACCTTGAGAACGCTCCATACGTGTATAGTCATCTTTGTTTTCTGTTTTCTCAAAGTAACGCTCTCCACGGAGGGTTAAGATATTATGCTCTAAAGATATTTGTATGTCCTCTTTATTCACTCCAGGAATGTCTGCAAGTACTAAGAACC
This sequence is a window from Legionella cherrii. Protein-coding genes within it:
- a CDS encoding Hsp20/alpha crystallin family protein; protein product: MSIVRRDYFPVYNEIGSLLDNFFRGHQSDSSIVDTSTWAPPVDIKEEKDRFLVLADIPGVNKEDIQISLEHNILTLRGERYFEKTENKDDYTRMERSQGHFYRRFSLPQTADDAKISAKYKQGVLEISIPKKEMAVEKKIDITVEE
- a CDS encoding DUF2269 family protein encodes the protein MLYFWLKFIHVISSTILFGTGIGTACTMLYGHQTGKTEVIAATTRYVVLADWIFTGTSGFIQPLTGFWMVYLAGYAWTSLWVMGSIIGYLVAAFCWFPVVYLQIKMRDFARESAQNKMPLPAIYFRYFKYWFCLGWPAFISLIIVFYLMTNKPASF